From the Deinococcus yavapaiensis KR-236 genome, one window contains:
- a CDS encoding ABC transporter ATP-binding protein — MTATNLHGIELRGVHKRFGTFTALRDLSLTVRRGELLALLGPNGAGKTTAISLMLGLRPPSSGTVRVFGDDPRHGATKVRLGAMLQESDLPGTLRVSELVELFASFYPRPLSTRDVLNVADLAAQAGKLGSTLSGGQKRRLMFALAIVGNPDLVFLDEPTTAMDTQSRAAFWAAIEHMKASGKTIVLTTHYLEEAERAADRVAVIDKGQLVASGTPSEVKASVDAAKVRLRSDLVLAELRALPFVTRAECDDRGLATLHTRAPEALLAHIVRAGVAFKDLEVTRASLEDAFLSLTAQA; from the coding sequence ATGACGGCGACGAATCTTCACGGGATCGAATTGCGCGGCGTGCACAAGCGCTTCGGCACCTTCACGGCGCTTCGGGACCTCTCGCTCACCGTGCGGCGCGGCGAGCTGCTCGCGCTCCTCGGACCGAACGGCGCGGGCAAGACGACCGCCATCAGCCTCATGCTGGGCTTGCGTCCGCCTTCGAGCGGCACCGTGCGCGTCTTCGGGGACGATCCGCGTCACGGCGCGACGAAAGTGCGCCTCGGAGCGATGCTGCAAGAAAGCGACTTGCCGGGAACGCTGCGCGTCTCGGAACTCGTGGAGCTCTTCGCGAGCTTCTACCCTCGCCCCCTCTCGACGAGGGACGTGCTGAACGTCGCCGATCTCGCCGCGCAGGCGGGCAAGCTCGGCTCTACCCTCTCGGGCGGTCAAAAGCGCCGCTTGATGTTCGCCCTCGCCATCGTCGGGAATCCCGATCTCGTCTTCTTGGACGAGCCGACGACGGCGATGGACACGCAAAGCCGCGCGGCCTTCTGGGCAGCCATCGAGCACATGAAGGCGAGCGGCAAGACGATCGTCCTCACGACGCATTACCTGGAGGAAGCCGAGCGGGCCGCGGACCGCGTGGCGGTCATCGACAAGGGGCAGCTCGTCGCGAGCGGAACGCCGAGCGAAGTCAAGGCGAGCGTGGACGCGGCGAAGGTCCGCTTGCGCTCCGACCTCGTTCTCGCCGAGCTGCGCGCCTTGCCGTTCGTGACGCGCGCCGAGTGCGACGACCGCGGCTTGGCCACCTTGCACACGCGCGCGCCCGAAGCGTTGTTGGCGCACATCGTCCGTGCGGGCGTCGCCTTCAAAGACCTCGAGGTGACGCGCGCCTCGCTCGAAGACGCTTTCCTGAGCCTTACCGCCCAAGCTTGA
- a CDS encoding ABC transporter permease has translation MTTFFPFSPDTRRALAPLPRLVLAEFHKLLRVPMFTMSTILFPILFFAMFGLPNVKFSLDGVGAGPYMVVSYAAYSLMSVALLSFGVSVAAERGMGWTRLLRVSPMPPALYFVAKILTAMSMGLASMLCLVTFAHFAGGVTIAPDVLALVLAKLLAGMIPFVALGLLIGYLASPSSAAPIANLVFLPLSFMSGLFIPVSQGPQVLRDLAPFMPAYHFAQLGWGTIGTKTSGTPSEHWLWLLGYTIVFFSLALWAYRRDEGRKFN, from the coding sequence ATGACGACCTTTTTCCCCTTTTCTCCCGACACCCGTCGCGCCTTGGCGCCTCTGCCGCGCCTCGTGCTCGCCGAGTTTCACAAGTTGCTGCGCGTTCCCATGTTCACGATGTCCACGATTCTCTTCCCGATCCTGTTCTTCGCGATGTTCGGCCTCCCGAACGTCAAGTTCAGCCTCGACGGGGTGGGGGCGGGGCCGTACATGGTGGTGTCGTACGCGGCGTACTCGCTGATGTCCGTCGCGCTGCTCTCGTTCGGCGTGTCCGTCGCTGCCGAGCGCGGTATGGGGTGGACGCGCCTGCTGCGGGTCTCGCCGATGCCGCCCGCCTTGTACTTCGTCGCGAAAATTCTCACGGCGATGAGCATGGGCCTCGCGAGCATGCTGTGCCTCGTCACCTTCGCTCACTTCGCGGGCGGCGTGACCATTGCCCCGGACGTCCTCGCGCTCGTCCTCGCGAAGCTTCTCGCCGGAATGATTCCGTTCGTCGCCTTGGGCCTGCTGATCGGTTACTTGGCGTCGCCGTCCAGCGCGGCCCCGATCGCCAACCTCGTGTTTCTGCCGCTGTCGTTCATGTCGGGCCTGTTCATTCCTGTGTCGCAAGGTCCGCAGGTCCTGCGCGACCTCGCGCCGTTCATGCCCGCGTACCACTTCGCTCAGCTCGGTTGGGGCACCATCGGCACGAAGACGAGCGGCACGCCGAGCGAACACTGGCTGTGGCTGCTGGGGTACACGATCGTTTTCTTCAGCCTCGCGCTGTGGGCCTATCGGCGCGACGAAGGCAGGAAGTTCAACTGA
- a CDS encoding sensor histidine kinase, translating into MKLPVKFNLFPLFWLVYLIFPLLGLFQERRAPMVYAAALAGLAVFLWLYVKAFWTRGDGAEKWTVLGWAWCFVLYVAGFGVFGGLGSAFLIYGASMIGFQPAVSLAAWLTFANVSAMLAPLWLGKYGVDALAWLAPNVVIALFAAYANQATYRRLVADRRLAQVQAEKERLAQTAERERIARDLHDLLGHTLSVIVLKSELAAKLSERDPKRAVSEIREVERISREALSEVRAAVRGYRGSGLDAELGRAKVALDTAGITLEYIGEPLTLPRPVEATMELVLREAVTNVVRHANARKCRIRVACSGGAFELEVHDDGRGGDAVEGSGLTGMRERVRAVGGELSRDGRSGTRLLASFPLPKDEVDAGAALPRGATA; encoded by the coding sequence ATGAAACTGCCCGTGAAGTTCAACTTGTTTCCGCTGTTCTGGCTGGTCTACCTGATCTTTCCCCTGCTCGGGTTGTTTCAGGAGCGGCGAGCACCCATGGTGTACGCCGCCGCGCTCGCGGGACTCGCGGTGTTCTTGTGGCTGTACGTGAAAGCCTTTTGGACACGGGGCGACGGCGCCGAGAAGTGGACGGTGCTGGGTTGGGCGTGGTGCTTCGTGCTGTACGTCGCGGGCTTCGGCGTCTTCGGCGGGCTGGGCAGCGCCTTCCTCATTTACGGGGCCAGCATGATCGGGTTTCAGCCCGCCGTGTCTCTCGCGGCGTGGCTGACGTTCGCGAACGTCAGCGCGATGCTCGCTCCGCTGTGGTTGGGAAAGTACGGTGTGGACGCGCTCGCTTGGCTCGCACCGAACGTCGTGATCGCGCTGTTCGCGGCGTACGCGAATCAAGCGACGTACCGCCGTCTCGTCGCCGACCGCCGCCTCGCGCAGGTGCAAGCCGAGAAGGAGAGGCTCGCGCAAACGGCCGAGCGCGAGCGCATCGCCCGCGATTTGCACGACTTGCTGGGGCACACCCTCAGCGTGATCGTTCTCAAGAGCGAACTCGCCGCGAAGTTGTCCGAGCGTGACCCGAAGCGGGCGGTGAGCGAAATTCGCGAGGTGGAGCGCATCTCGCGCGAAGCGCTGTCGGAAGTGCGCGCGGCGGTGCGCGGTTACCGAGGCAGCGGCCTGGACGCCGAACTCGGGCGGGCGAAGGTCGCACTGGACACGGCGGGCATCACGTTGGAGTACATCGGGGAGCCGCTGACGTTGCCACGCCCGGTCGAGGCGACGATGGAGCTGGTGCTGCGCGAAGCGGTCACGAACGTCGTACGGCACGCGAACGCGAGAAAGTGCCGTATCCGGGTCGCCTGCTCGGGCGGCGCGTTCGAGTTGGAAGTGCATGACGACGGTCGAGGCGGAGACGCCGTGGAAGGCAGCGGCCTCACGGGAATGCGCGAACGCGTCCGAGCCGTCGGAGGCGAACTTTCACGCGACGGTCGAAGCGGCACGCGCCTCCTCGCTTCATTCCCGCTGCCGAAAGACGAGGTGGACGCGGGCGCCGCGCTTCCTCGTGGAGCGACCGCTTGA
- a CDS encoding response regulator transcription factor has product MIRVVIAEDQGMVLGALSALLSLEGDLDVVGQARDGEEALRCVRELRPDVLVTDIEMPKCSGLEVAARVREEGLPCRVVILTTFARSGYLRRALDVGARGYLLKDAPSNELADAIRRVHGGGRAIDPALAAEAWDEPDPLTERERQVLRLAETGLSSADIARHLGLSEGTVRNYLSEAIAKLGAKSRVEAARTAREKGWL; this is encoded by the coding sequence TTGATTCGCGTCGTCATCGCCGAGGATCAAGGCATGGTGCTGGGGGCCTTGTCGGCCCTGTTGTCGCTCGAAGGCGATCTCGACGTCGTGGGACAGGCGCGCGACGGTGAGGAGGCCTTGCGGTGCGTGCGCGAACTGCGGCCCGACGTCCTCGTGACGGACATCGAGATGCCGAAGTGTTCCGGACTCGAAGTCGCCGCGCGAGTGCGGGAAGAAGGCTTGCCGTGCCGCGTCGTGATCCTCACGACCTTCGCGCGCAGCGGTTACCTTCGGCGCGCCCTCGACGTCGGAGCGCGCGGCTACCTCCTGAAAGACGCGCCGAGCAACGAGCTGGCCGACGCGATTCGGCGCGTGCACGGCGGGGGCCGCGCCATCGATCCCGCCCTCGCGGCGGAAGCGTGGGACGAGCCCGATCCGCTCACGGAGCGCGAACGTCAAGTGCTGCGCCTCGCCGAGACCGGCCTCTCGAGCGCGGACATCGCGCGTCACCTCGGCCTCTCGGAGGGAACGGTGCGCAATTACCTTTCGGAAGCCATCGCGAAGCTCGGCGCGAAAAGCCGCGTGGAAGCGGCTCGGACGGCTCGGGAGAAAGGATGGCTGTGA
- a CDS encoding GNAT family N-acetyltransferase — MTTMTLPFTIRDATPTDFPRLAELLSATWPDAITTAEGLAEEDRERDPTCHIERFVTEQDGVIHGLAVIEQAPGMYHPRKFIAWLRVHPDFEGRGVGSALYAELERRLGALNALSYISFTREDHVGGMRFLARRGFTEKMRYFESRLDVAAFDFTAWHDVVPNVEANGFEIKAWADFPDDAAHRRKFYELFAELREDVPRPEPATPVSYEQWTKWVFESPYFIPEANFIAVDTRTDTWAGYSALWRPDAGEYLSTGLTGVHRAYRRNKLALAMKLRAIRHAKDRGVPEIRTNNETNNRPMLSINEALGYVKQPAWVDFVKVLREE, encoded by the coding sequence ATGACGACCATGACTCTTCCTTTCACGATTCGAGACGCGACGCCCACCGACTTTCCGCGTCTCGCCGAGCTTCTCTCGGCGACGTGGCCCGACGCGATCACGACGGCCGAAGGCCTCGCCGAAGAAGACCGCGAGCGCGACCCGACGTGTCACATCGAGCGTTTCGTCACCGAGCAGGACGGCGTCATTCACGGGCTCGCGGTTATCGAACAAGCGCCCGGCATGTACCACCCTCGCAAGTTCATCGCCTGGCTTCGCGTTCACCCCGACTTCGAAGGACGTGGCGTCGGAAGCGCCCTCTACGCCGAACTCGAACGCCGCCTCGGCGCCTTGAATGCCTTGTCGTACATCTCCTTCACCCGCGAAGACCACGTCGGCGGCATGCGCTTCCTCGCGCGGCGCGGCTTCACCGAGAAGATGCGCTACTTCGAGTCGCGCCTGGACGTCGCCGCGTTCGACTTCACGGCTTGGCACGACGTCGTGCCGAACGTCGAGGCGAACGGCTTCGAGATCAAGGCGTGGGCGGACTTTCCCGATGACGCCGCGCACCGTCGCAAGTTCTACGAGTTGTTCGCCGAGTTGCGCGAGGACGTGCCTCGTCCCGAACCGGCCACGCCCGTCTCGTACGAGCAGTGGACGAAGTGGGTGTTCGAAAGCCCCTACTTCATTCCCGAAGCGAACTTCATCGCCGTGGACACGCGAACCGACACCTGGGCGGGCTACAGCGCCTTGTGGCGGCCCGACGCGGGCGAGTACCTCAGCACGGGCCTGACGGGCGTCCACCGCGCCTACCGCCGTAACAAACTGGCCCTCGCCATGAAACTGCGCGCCATCCGCCACGCGAAAGATCGAGGCGTACCCGAGATTCGCACGAACAACGAAACCAACAACCGCCCCATGCTCAGCATCAACGAAGCCCTCGGCTACGTGAAGCAACCTGCCTGGGTGGACTTCGTGAAGGTGCTGCGCGAGGAGTGA
- a CDS encoding UbiX family flavin prenyltransferase, with protein sequence MRIVVGVTGGSGIPYAVDILGALRTLGVESHLVVTAGAARVLSSEGGGKVADLEALASVTHSDRDLGASVASGSYRTDGMIVVPCSATTLAKIALGLGDNLVSRAAHVTLKERRRLVLVIREDPLPRAMLENMLRAFDAGATIMTASPGFYHAPTSVQDMLSFVTTRALDQFGLETGRMKRWGES encoded by the coding sequence ATGCGGATCGTGGTGGGCGTGACGGGCGGAAGCGGCATCCCGTACGCGGTGGACATCCTGGGCGCGCTGAGGACGCTCGGGGTCGAGTCTCACCTCGTCGTGACGGCGGGCGCGGCGCGCGTGTTGTCGAGCGAGGGCGGCGGGAAAGTCGCGGACTTGGAAGCGCTCGCGTCCGTGACGCACTCGGACCGTGACCTCGGAGCGAGCGTCGCGAGCGGGTCTTACCGCACGGACGGCATGATCGTCGTGCCGTGCAGCGCGACGACTCTGGCCAAGATCGCGCTCGGCCTCGGCGACAACCTCGTTTCCCGCGCGGCCCACGTGACCTTGAAAGAGCGGCGGCGGCTCGTTCTCGTGATTCGCGAGGACCCCTTGCCGAGGGCGATGCTGGAGAACATGCTGCGAGCCTTCGACGCGGGCGCGACGATCATGACGGCCAGCCCGGGCTTCTACCACGCCCCGACGTCCGTGCAGGACATGTTGTCGTTCGTGACGACGCGCGCGCTCGATCAGTTCGGGTTGGAGACGGGCCGCATGAAACGCTGGGGGGAATCGTGA